Within Anopheles nili chromosome 3, idAnoNiliSN_F5_01, whole genome shotgun sequence, the genomic segment GATTCGTTTGCAAAGCGCTGCAAAGTTTGAAAACACTAAATTATACAATGAGATGCGCGATTTTTGCAAGAGTGCGTAACGACTGATTTTTAATGTTGTAATGAAGTTAAGTGCCGTTGAAAAAAGTGCATCTTTGAGCATACTCGCTGTGATACCGTTATGTGGCAGTAAAGTCGCATAAGTCTTCGAAGaacaaacgataaaaaaaacacatttgtgCTGCATATCCGTTTCTACTAGTactgtttgaataatttctcAGAACTGTGAAGCGAAAACATTCACATCTTTTAAGTGATGCGGATAATACGGAGAAACAATCATAAATCACCTGTATGAAGTGATAGCCGTCATTGTTTATCATCTGTCACTTTCAAACTGTGCCCTATTTTTGAAACATCCCTAAAAGGATTGAGGATACCATATCAAAAATGACATCGTTAGGTAATTTTTCTATCTATAAAATGTTTCGTGTTAAGTTGGCCCtggaaaatgataatatttctAGAATTAGGACTGGAAAATTTGGAAATACTAACTGAAACCATCTAGCGGaagaaattttcattcattgagACAAACACGTGAAAATACGATTGATTCATATCCAACACTAGAAATACTGTTCAAAATTGATATTATtataaaatattgtttgataGCTTATAATTAATAATATTGtaatggaacggaaaaaaggtTCGTCGCCTACGACACCCATATGGGATATTTCTTTTGATTGGAGCAGTAATCAACAGCGTTTGCTTGACCCGAAACGGCTCGGCGGTATCCGTTCGGGTTTTTGCTTGCGGTAACTCACGGCGTCTAATCATGCTTTGAAGAAAAGGAACTCATTTCCTTCCCATGTTATAACTAAGCACAAGCGCGGCTTCTTGCATTGAAAGAATCGACGTGCAGCAGTGTTtcacaaagcaaaaaaaggctggTACAAGCCCTTGTAACAAgtggaaacgttttttttttctcccacacgATTACAGACACGTCAATCCAAGTCGTCGCGGAAAAGTTcaatgaaccttttttttgcaatgctgGCTGCACGAAGGCCTTTATTTTCCAAGTGGCTATTGACGAACATGAATGGGAGTAACCTCTTAGCGTGATTTCAACTAGTGCCTGTTGAAGTTGATAATGTATATACGAAACGGTAATTCATCACACCTTTGATGAAAAGTTTGTAAATCCTTTATTTTGGCGCCGTAGGCATGAAACCTCTGTCAATAACATCCTAGTCAAAACTTTAAAACCAAAGAATGATTATGACATACGTGGCTagttttgaaaagttttttttagctttagTTAAGCATTTTTTGGCTGCTTTTACGAAGCAAATAATGGCATCATCACTGGTAATATCGAACATTATTAGTTCATTTGTTATTAAAACAGTGAGATTTATTCAAAACTTTCAGAATGATGGTttgatttgttggttttaaGAAGCAAATAATGAGAAGAAATTGGATAATAGGTTTACTAGTTGTCTAACAGCCATATCTTACTCAGAACATACACAGGTATGCTTCTTTATAACATTCCGGTTTACTTTTACAAATTTGTGTTCGTCGAAATATGTTAGAACTTATCGAATTATGCATTAAATCTATAACATATTACCCCTTAATATTTGCATTGCATACTTAATTTTGGCATATGCATTTTTGACGCTGGCTTAGATGGCAAAGTCAATCttgtggtggttttattttacggtTTTCCAACTTAAAACCATTAGATGAGGAGGTACTTGAAATgaaagggatttttttcttatgaataaatgtgaataaaaaaaaacttcccaaCGGTTTTGCATGGACGTTTTTGCATCACATGGAGGGGATGTGAAACTGTGCTACAATTACGTCAGAGGATTAAAAGTCGACAGTACAGCACGACGCGACAAATGGGCAGATGGTTTGTGCACGAACACAGATCAAACCCGTCTAGAGTATTCTTCGCATTCGCGAGGTAGGTCGGGCAGCGTATACCACTGCGAAAGACATGAATGTATGACTTGGCATCACAATGTGGGTTAATACTTGCGGTAGGTTAGTTCTATCGCGAAGACTAAATGACGTAGTATATAGTATTGTTACGATCACGAACACAGTTTGACAGTGAAGCAATTTGAAATATAATTATGCATCatatgaatattttaatataCTCTGATATGTTATATAAATATGATATGTTTATATGATTAAATAagatatataaaaatattatttcattaaatattATTGAATATGTTAAATACAATGTTTCATATATTTAACTATGTTTGCtatcattcctttttttattcgttattattatattacgTTAAGGTAAATTAAACTAATTTATGAACTCGACAATGGATAAGATGTTAATTTCATTCATACCAACATCAAGGGGCGATGGAACGTGTAGTGCACTATAAAATTGTTGCAGCGGTATCTTTGACCTTTTGCACTGTGTTTCTTTATCAAATGCGGAAATTAAAAAGATGTTCACCGCGTCTCTCTATTGAGTGCAAGATCCGCATTATAGCCTCGCATAGTTTGCGCAGACACTCTTTATCAGCGTGATCCCAGGAGGCTTCTGTTACTTCGAGATCTTTGTAACTGATACAGTACTATTTGAagatatgtatatatatatatatatatatatatatatatatatatatatatatattatatatttatatatatatatatatatatatatatatatatatatatatatatatatgtatatatatatatatatatatatatatatatatatatatatgtatatataaataaatttatttatatatatatatacatatatatatatatatatatatatatatatatatatatatatatatatatatatatatatatatatatatatatatatatatatatatatatatacatagatatattcatatatatatatatatatatatatatatatatatatatatatatatatatatacatatatatatatatatatatatatatatatatatatatatatatatatatatataaattttattatatacATAATATGTATTTAACACATGGATTATGAGCTTTTAACGTAATATTTTCTTGTTTGCGtttctgtttcttttaatttttcagGAATTATGACACTGAGCCGTGGACCGTACAGCGAGCTCGATAAAATGAGCCTTTTTCAAGATTTGAAActaaagagaagaaaagtcgACTCAAGATGTAGTAGCGACGGTGAATCGATAGCTGACACCAGCACATCGTCGCCAGATCTTTTGCAACCACTATCACCAAAGATGTgtgatcagcagcagcagcagcagccaccgcatcagctgcagcaacagagCACTTCGGCTGTAATCGGCACCGGTGGTGTGGATACTGCTGAAGGTTTAGCATCACCACCGACAACACCACCGTCGATCGCAGAAGAAGAGAACGAACAGGTGTGTTCTTCGGCTAGCAGCTTCGATGCTGAACCATCTGGCCAGGGCGGTAGTAGTACCCCAAGCAATGATACCATTGCAGCAAAAGCTTTCAACCACAGTAGCTATCACTGTAATCGATTGAACGGCAGTTGTTCAAAAGACGATGGCAAACAACCCCACCATCCACCAGCGGATGGGTGTGGTGTAGGTCAGCGAGGCGATACTACGGTAAATGCCACTAATGTGAAGGACGAACTCTATGACGGGAGCGAAAGAGTGTCACCCGACTCATCGCCCGAAGTTCTAGCGGAGGAACGAACTCCATCTAGAAACGGTGCTCAGGGTAGAGCATCATCTATCGTTCCCGCTGCCAGTGTGATACGTTCCGTGGCTGATGAACGACAACCTCGTTCGGTCAATCCTCCTACCACGTCTGCCACCAACACGAGAAACCACAGCTGCAACAGTGGTGGTGCCAATGACGGCAACATTAATAACTGCGATCGTCTAGACAACATTGACACTGTCAAGATACTCACCGGCGGCAGTAATGCTACTGATCAAAATAGCAGTACTACTACTAGTGCCTCGGATGCCAGTAGttgtagtagtagtagtagtagtagtagcagcagcagtattgGCAATAGTAACAACACTAAATGCACAAGTGCAACGCATGCATTGAATTCCGTTGAGGCGtcaaagcaacaacagcatcaacagcagcgcTACGGTGATCATGGCGTTAGAGTTGATGATGACGTTGATCGGACGGCCTCTCACAATGGAATGGACTCTAACGGTGCTGCTAGCGGTGGTCAATCCCGACAGCAGCATGCTACCGTGCTGGTTACTCCGCCATCGTCGCGGATCAAAGGAAACAACAATTTTACAACTGCagatgcaccaccaccaccaccacctaaCACGTCAAATGCAGccacagctgctgcagcagttgcagcagctGCCACCACGCTGGTGACGCTCGGAATGCGGAAGCAGCAATCATTGCCACCCCCACCATCCACGGCAGCCACTGTCGAATCAACGCCACTGTCGACACCATCAACATCAACGTCCACGTCGCTATCATCGACTTCATCTTTATCACAGACATCGTTTTCGACGGCATCGAACGGGAGCGCAGCGAGAGCCGAGAACCGACACGTTAGCATAGATAGTGAGAATAACAACGATGTTTCTAATTCTAAGCACAGCAACGCGGATGAGGATGCCGAACAGCAGCATCAGAACAACCACAGTACAAGATCGCCTCCAACGGTCGgttcttcgtcgtcgtttgaCGCTGCAACAACCTCTCCACCGCCTTCGGTATCGTTGCCGTTCTCCCATCAATCGCTGTCCACGCGCATTGGCGGTTTATCATCAAAGATTGTTTCTAGTCAAATTGTTGCCGATACTTCACGATCTCCTGTCGGATCCAGTGTGGGTGGGATCAACATAATGCCCAACAACTCCtgccaacagcagcacgttATCATAACGCAACAGCAGATGCTGCAAGCGATGCATCAACAGATTCgcataaaaaaggaacgccaacagcagcagcagcagcagcaaatgggTGTTGCCAGTTCGATCATGAACAACCACCGAGCTATGAACCCGAATCACCCCGCAGTTcatcacacccacacgcaaCAGCTGGTTATCAAACGCGAACGCAGCGCTAGCGGAGGAAGCAAAATCCTATCCCATTCGCCAGGTTCTCCCACAATGTCGCATGCGACGATTGTTCGGCAACCTACTAGCAGCCCGGTGCCAATGGTCAACATGAGCTCTTCCCAGATGCAGCCACCGCATCAGCATCTTCCGTACCGTCAACCGAACAGCCCCGTGCAAGTAGGCTCATCGTCTAGCACTCCACAGCCGCTAAACACGCAAGTAATCATcaagagagagcgaggaaCGCTCGTGCACCAGCAGCCGTTCCAACATCAGCAGTCTCCTGCGGCTCCCAGCTCGGTGAATCCTGCCAGCAGTACCGCAACAAATACCACCCTTACAACAGCATCGTCACCTGTCCCTACTGCCGTTGGTGGAGCCCTGCAGGTGCGCAATCCAATGCGCGATACAACGATTCTGTTTCGCGTAAAGAACGAAGCAAACTCAACGacccaacagcaccagcagcagcagcagcatcagcaacatcagcagcaacagcaacatcagcagcaacaacagcaactacagcaccagcaacaccatcgAATGGTCTGGCCCGCTCCTGCAGCGATTGCTGCAGTGGCGTCCGCCGGAGCGACTACTGCGCACCGTATTAATGGCGTCAAACCGGAAGTTATCGGTGGCCCACTGCCACCAATCAGAAACCAAATAGCGTCACCACATCAACAGCAATCACCACTGCAACAACATTCgccccaccaccagcaacaatcGCTGCAGCTCTCACCGCAACACCATCGGCATAGCAGCCCGGGTCCGATCGCTTCTCAAACACCGCCACGGGTGACACCCACCGTAATTATGGGCGAATCGTGCGGTGTTCGAACGATGGTTTGGAGCTATGACACTACCATGCAGCAAGTTCACAACACGTCTTCATCGAACTCCGGTACGGGCAGCAGTACGGGTTCCGAATCAAACCAAGCAATGCCGACTGCTGGAAATGCCATCGGTACGCAGGGACAgccccatcaccaccatccgcAAGCAGTTGCTCTCCATCATCAGCActtgcagcaacaacaacagcaacaacaacacaccggTTCCACGCCTTTGAACCATCACCAGCAAGGACATCAGCATACAAATGGCGGTACGTTGAATAGTGGGAGCAGCGGGATTGtgctcaacaacaacaacaacaacagcaacagcaacagcagcagcaacggtactagcaacaacaataatggCAACAGCTCGCACAGCAACGTTTCAGCGAGCAATAACAACGAGGAAGCTGCACATCTTTTGCTCAGCTTGGGTCAGTCAGTTGTACCAACAACCTCGTCAacagcggcggcagcagcagcagtagcagccgCTGCAGCAGCCGTTGCCGTTGGCCATACTCAGGCATGGCAGACGTCCAATCACCACCGTACTGGTCTACCACTTAACATGGAACGGCTTTGGGCTGGCGATTATGGTCAGTTTTCCACGGGGACGCCACAAcaacttcagcagcagcaagctcTGAATCTCACctcgcaacaacagcaacagcagcagcagcagcagcagcatatggCGTGGAGTTTGGGAAGCACAGGATCTGTTGGAGGTCCCAAAAAGGTACGTAAACGGAACGGAATTTGAGCTTTTCGTTGCATTGCGAATTAtacgtttttgtgttgttgttgcaggAACTGCTTGACGATATTCCACCAGACGAAGACGACCAACCGTTGGTGTGCATGATTTGCGAGGACAAGGCCACAGGACTGCATTACGGCATTATTACTTGCGAAGGTTGCAAAGGGTTTTTCAAGCGAACGGTGCAGAATCGGCGGGTGTACACATGTGTCGCCGACGGTACCTGCGAGATTACAAAAGCCCAGCGAAACCGCTGCCAGTATTgtagatttaaaaaatgtatcGAACAAGGAATGGTGCTTCAGGGTAAGTGTGCCGGCGAACGCAACTGCTGGATAATACTTTTCATGCGTGTGAACCGTACCACACCCAAACGGCTTTGGACCATCTATGATTCACGCGGGAGGATAATGGGAACGATTTGATTTCAATATCACACTTGTTGCAATATGATGATCTTTatcatttatgttttttttctggatGAAAAACAATATATACCGAAACTTGTTATTATTTCACCCTTTTATGGGTTTGTGCATTAGTATTTCTACAAATACTATGGCTACATTAACACACCCACAATCAGACTTATTTTGTAGATTAAATTCATAACCCTTCTATACCTATCATTCTTCCGTATCCTCACTGGATCAAAGGTTAGGAGAGGATGAGTACAAGTTATTTGGGAATTTTAGTGACTAGGGAgtcattggttttttttatttctggtttccttttttgatattttgaaaaaggtTTGCTTCTTTACTGTTCCCTGCCTCAGAATCTGCAACTCAATCTTCTCACATACATACAAACCAACAAGCGTTTGtaaacacaccca encodes:
- the LOC128724328 gene encoding hormone receptor 4-like, translating into MTSLGIMTLSRGPYSELDKMSLFQDLKLKRRKVDSRCSSDGESIADTSTSSPDLLQPLSPKMCDQQQQQQPPHQLQQQSTSAVIGTGGVDTAEGLASPPTTPPSIAEEENEQVCSSASSFDAEPSGQGGSSTPSNDTIAAKAFNHSSYHCNRLNGSCSKDDGKQPHHPPADGCGVGQRGDTTVNATNVKDELYDGSERVSPDSSPEVLAEERTPSRNGAQGRASSIVPAASVIRSVADERQPRSVNPPTTSATNTRNHSCNSGGANDGNINNCDRLDNIDTVKILTGGSNATDQNSSTTTSASDASSCSSSSSSSSSSSIGNSNNTKCTSATHALNSVEASKQQQHQQQRYGDHGVRVDDDVDRTASHNGMDSNGAASGGQSRQQHATVLVTPPSSRIKGNNNFTTADAPPPPPPNTSNAATAAAAVAAAATTLVTLGMRKQQSLPPPPSTAATVESTPLSTPSTSTSTSLSSTSSLSQTSFSTASNGSAARAENRHVSIDSENNNDVSNSKHSNADEDAEQQHQNNHSTRSPPTVGSSSSFDAATTSPPPSVSLPFSHQSLSTRIGGLSSKIVSSQIVADTSRSPVGSSVGGINIMPNNSCQQQHVIITQQQMLQAMHQQIRIKKERQQQQQQQQMGVASSIMNNHRAMNPNHPAVHHTHTQQLVIKRERSASGGSKILSHSPGSPTMSHATIVRQPTSSPVPMVNMSSSQMQPPHQHLPYRQPNSPVQVGSSSSTPQPLNTQVIIKRERGTLVHQQPFQHQQSPAAPSSVNPASSTATNTTLTTASSPVPTAVGGALQVRNPMRDTTILFRVKNEANSTTQQHQQQQQHQQHQQQQQHQQQQQQLQHQQHHRMVWPAPAAIAAVASAGATTAHRINGVKPEVIGGPLPPIRNQIASPHQQQSPLQQHSPHHQQQSLQLSPQHHRHSSPGPIASQTPPRVTPTVIMGESCGVRTMVWSYDTTMQQVHNTSSSNSGTGSSTGSESNQAMPTAGNAIGTQGQPHHHHPQAVALHHQHLQQQQQQQQHTGSTPLNHHQQGHQHTNGGTLNSGSSGIVLNNNNNNSNTSNNNEEAAHLLLSLGQSVVPTTSSTAAAAAAVAAAAAAVAVGHTQAWQTSNHHRTGLPLNMERLWAGDYGQFSTGTPQQLQQQQALNLTSQQQQQQQQQQQHMAWSLGSTGSVGGPKKELLDDIPPDEDDQPLVCMICEDKATGLHYGIITCEGCKGFFKRTVQNRRVYTCVADGTCEITKAQRNRCQYCRFKKCIEQGMVLQAVREDRMPGGRNSGAVYNLYKVKYKKHKKNNQKSTNAKLQQGTGAMGSAVTNLGVGAEGQLGGGIISGGGGGDSPKTTNLYHHQQQHLSSHAQQQHHLPSTTSPTMVKSEGVNLSLMNGTILKTALTNPSEIVHLRHRLDNAVSSSKDRSISYEQALNMIHTLIDCDAMEDIATLPHFSEFLADKSEIGDKLCNIGDSIVHKLVSWTRKLPFYTDIPVEIHTKLLTDKWHEILVLTTAAYQAMHGKKPINASQTQGGGVGVVLTPDKNDPEFTEEITSHLQTLQSCLTTLMGHPISIEQLKIDVGQMVEKMTQITIMFRRIKLKMEEYVCLKVYILLNKEVELESIQERYIQVLRSYLQHTVPHNPNRLSDLLAHIPEIQMAASLLLESKMFYVPFVLNSANIR